From a region of the Kaistia sp. 32K genome:
- a CDS encoding Gfo/Idh/MocA family protein yields MTSSRRIRFGVVGAGLWGSFHCKTLSAIEGAELAAVCDLNPERVAEMQKQFGAARTYTDYRELIADPDIDAVTVATPDFAHGDIVLAAIKAGKHVMSEKPLATTLAEAEAIADAADRSGRKVMVDFHNRVSPAIVALRDTIAAGDIGLPLHGAARLSNTLFVPFELLSWAGKSSALWFLGSHSVDALRFVMGSEVKRVQAMVRRGFLASQGVDTADVHVALLEFENGAVISLENSWVLPNDMPNIVDFRIEIVGEKGLLQAEPTQAGPFRKFTGPGLRTADLFGVTPAAGGRIGGFVMEAIARFIDAVATDAPVIANARDGLQVTRVLTAIEKAAATGQTVTLADGVV; encoded by the coding sequence ATGACGTCATCGCGTAGAATTCGCTTCGGCGTGGTGGGGGCGGGCCTCTGGGGCTCGTTCCATTGCAAGACGCTGAGCGCCATCGAGGGCGCCGAGCTCGCCGCCGTCTGCGACCTGAACCCCGAGCGCGTCGCCGAGATGCAGAAGCAGTTCGGCGCGGCCAGGACCTATACCGACTATCGCGAGCTGATCGCCGATCCCGATATCGACGCCGTGACGGTGGCGACGCCCGATTTCGCCCATGGCGACATCGTGCTGGCGGCGATAAAGGCCGGCAAGCACGTGATGAGCGAGAAGCCGCTGGCGACGACCTTGGCCGAGGCCGAGGCGATCGCCGACGCCGCTGATCGCAGCGGCCGCAAGGTGATGGTCGACTTCCACAACCGCGTCAGCCCGGCGATCGTCGCGCTGCGCGACACGATCGCGGCGGGCGATATCGGCCTGCCGCTGCACGGCGCGGCGCGTCTTTCCAACACGCTGTTCGTGCCGTTCGAGCTGCTCTCCTGGGCCGGCAAGTCCTCGGCGCTCTGGTTCCTCGGCAGCCATTCGGTCGATGCGCTGCGCTTCGTCATGGGCTCCGAGGTCAAGCGCGTCCAGGCCATGGTGCGGCGCGGCTTCCTCGCCTCGCAGGGCGTCGATACGGCCGACGTGCATGTCGCGCTGCTCGAATTCGAGAATGGCGCTGTCATCTCGCTGGAGAACAGCTGGGTGCTGCCGAACGACATGCCGAACATCGTCGATTTCCGGATCGAGATCGTCGGCGAGAAGGGTCTGCTTCAGGCCGAGCCGACGCAGGCCGGACCTTTCCGGAAATTCACGGGACCCGGCCTCCGGACCGCCGATCTGTTCGGCGTTACTCCGGCGGCTGGTGGCCGCATCGGTGGCTTCGTCATGGAAGCGATCGCCCGCTTCATTGATGCCGTCGCCACCGATGCGCCTGTCATTGCCAATGCCCGCGACGGCCTGCAGGTGACGCGCGTGCTGACGGCGATCGAGAAGGCCGCCGCGACGGGGCAGACGGTGACGCTCGCCGACGGCGTCGTCTGA
- a CDS encoding dihydrofolate reductase family protein — translation MRRLKVFNQLTLDGYFAGRDGDLGWAHRGDADREWNAFVAGNAGSGGHLVFGRITYELMAGYWSTPMAESADPVVARAMNGLPKTVFSRTLKAASWQNTRLASGELATEIRDLKANADRDLVILGSGSLVAQLAATGLIDSYQLVVNPVVLGDGWALFEGATRRLDLRLADIRRFDNGNVLLSYELPA, via the coding sequence GTGAGGCGTTTGAAAGTCTTCAACCAGCTGACGCTGGATGGCTATTTCGCAGGCCGGGACGGCGATCTCGGCTGGGCCCATCGCGGCGATGCCGATCGGGAATGGAACGCGTTCGTCGCCGGCAATGCCGGCAGCGGCGGCCACCTCGTCTTCGGACGGATCACCTACGAGCTGATGGCGGGCTATTGGTCGACGCCGATGGCGGAGTCCGCCGATCCCGTCGTCGCCCGCGCCATGAACGGACTGCCGAAGACGGTGTTTTCGCGGACGCTCAAGGCCGCCTCCTGGCAGAACACGCGGCTCGCATCCGGCGAGCTCGCGACCGAGATCCGGGATTTGAAGGCCAATGCCGACCGGGATCTGGTGATCCTCGGCAGCGGCAGCCTGGTGGCGCAGCTCGCCGCGACGGGGCTGATCGACAGCTACCAGCTCGTCGTCAATCCGGTCGTGCTCGGCGACGGCTGGGCGCTGTTCGAAGGGGCGACGCGCCGTCTCGATCTGCGCCTCGCCGACATCCGCCGCTTCGACAACGGCAATGTCCTGCTCTCCTACGAATTGCCGGCCTAG
- a CDS encoding IclR family transcriptional regulator yields MNVESDDRYIVGPVLKALKVLDAIAQKGHPASLTTIASELGLPKTSVFRYLRTLSAAGFLTYDAGSDRYSVGIRFRALATADKSIQRLRDSALPALTAINREFNETTNLAVLADNHVVYIDILESTRALRMQARIGSRDPVHSTALGKAILAQLPLDERTKLLSDALPQRTLRTITQLKTIEKQLADAAASGVAVEIGENEEGTMCIGAAILNEVGYPVAAISVSAPERRVTDEIRPRLIARLRAATTTISEQLFSSQYQRLSNDYG; encoded by the coding sequence ATGAATGTGGAATCGGACGACCGCTACATCGTCGGGCCCGTCCTCAAGGCGCTCAAGGTGCTGGATGCCATCGCGCAGAAGGGCCACCCCGCCTCGCTGACGACGATCGCCTCCGAACTCGGCCTGCCGAAGACGAGCGTGTTCCGCTATTTGCGGACGCTGAGCGCCGCCGGCTTCCTCACCTATGACGCCGGCAGCGACCGCTACAGCGTCGGCATCCGCTTCCGTGCGCTCGCCACCGCCGACAAGAGCATCCAGAGGCTGCGGGACAGCGCGCTGCCGGCGCTGACCGCGATCAACCGCGAATTCAACGAGACGACCAATCTCGCGGTGCTCGCCGACAATCACGTCGTCTATATCGACATCCTGGAATCGACCCGGGCGCTGCGCATGCAGGCGCGGATCGGCAGCCGCGACCCGGTCCACTCGACCGCGCTTGGCAAGGCTATCCTGGCGCAATTGCCGCTCGACGAGCGAACCAAGCTCCTCTCCGACGCGCTGCCGCAGCGCACGCTCCGAACGATCACCCAGCTGAAGACGATCGAGAAGCAGCTCGCGGACGCGGCGGCGAGCGGAGTCGCCGTCGAGATCGGCGAGAACGAGGAAGGCACGATGTGCATCGGCGCCGCCATCCTGAACGAAGTCGGCTATCCCGTCGCCGCCATCAGCGTTTCCGCGCCGGAGCGCCGCGTCACCGACGAGATCCGGCCGCGCCTGATCGCCAGGCTGCGCGCGGCGACGACAACGATTTCGGAGCAACTCTTCTCGTCGCAGTACCAGCGCCTGTCGAACGATTACGGCTGA
- a CDS encoding RbsD/FucU family protein, with translation MLKSIDPLLNADVLYALRAMGHGDDLVICDTNFPADSVARQTVLGELLRIDNVTAAEAARAILSVLPLDSFVDQPALRMEIVGSPDQLPDVQNEVQAEIDAAEGRSWPMGSVERFEFYERAKNAYCVIQTGERRFYGCFILKKGVIPPGAR, from the coding sequence ATGCTGAAATCGATCGACCCGCTCCTCAACGCGGATGTTCTCTACGCCTTGAGGGCGATGGGCCATGGCGACGACCTCGTCATCTGCGACACCAATTTCCCGGCCGACTCCGTCGCCCGGCAGACCGTGCTCGGCGAATTGCTGCGCATCGACAACGTGACGGCGGCCGAGGCCGCGCGCGCCATCCTCTCCGTGCTGCCGCTCGACAGCTTCGTCGACCAGCCGGCGCTCCGCATGGAGATCGTCGGCAGCCCCGACCAGCTTCCCGACGTGCAGAACGAAGTGCAGGCCGAGATCGACGCCGCCGAGGGCCGCTCCTGGCCTATGGGCTCGGTCGAGCGCTTCGAGTTCTACGAGCGGGCGAAGAACGCCTATTGCGTCATCCAGACCGGTGAACGCCGCTTCTACGGATGCTTCATCCTGAAGAAGGGCGTCATTCCGCCCGGCGCGCGCTAG
- a CDS encoding ABC transporter substrate-binding protein, with protein MKTQDYDRFLKWQASRRGILKGAAGLGALAATGALGVGGSSLFAQPALAQDADLRARLLAVPGVGAGSPTDADWQKVGEMVLDATKKNVKEGEFAGVELTFMGLNNQNLHNMLFRGFLKPWEAYTGAKINWIDLAQADYNARLQQSIATGTVDFDVIEMGAPFEGDVCGKGLASEMPDWVKAQIDMDDYVGYLKAPVGTWNGKTYRVSIDGDCHTFNHRTDVFADADLAKAWKDEGHEGEWGVPKTWQQVQAATKFLKGKKLGGQDLYGYLDAPKAWGGFGFYFLGSRATAYAKHPDDHAWLFDADTMKPRVNNPAWVRAIQDVIDALPSEPADQINADPNTTAFQQFLGGTGSMVSWWGDVGSNAKTSDTSVVGEVTGFSILPGSDDVYNAKTGQWEKLASGPNYAPNMAFLGWGIYVMSRVDADEKKKKAAWSAAAHLGGKDIGLWMSAYPSGFQPYRNSQFNIPEWVAAGYDEAFITSYLNANKDSYNHPNAAIEPRIPGIFQYYSIAEDELAKTFAGQNTAQEGADKIAAAWEKLTDQIGREKQIELYKASLGL; from the coding sequence ATGAAGACTCAGGACTATGATCGGTTTCTGAAGTGGCAGGCGAGCCGCCGCGGCATCCTGAAGGGCGCCGCCGGCCTTGGCGCACTGGCCGCCACCGGCGCGCTCGGCGTGGGCGGGTCGAGCCTGTTCGCCCAGCCGGCGCTGGCCCAGGACGCGGATCTGCGCGCCCGGCTGCTGGCGGTTCCCGGCGTCGGCGCCGGCTCTCCGACGGATGCCGACTGGCAGAAGGTCGGCGAGATGGTTCTCGACGCGACCAAGAAGAACGTCAAGGAAGGCGAGTTCGCCGGCGTCGAGCTGACGTTCATGGGCCTCAACAACCAGAACCTGCACAACATGCTGTTCCGCGGCTTCCTGAAGCCGTGGGAGGCCTATACCGGCGCCAAGATCAACTGGATCGATCTGGCCCAGGCCGACTATAACGCCCGCCTGCAGCAGTCGATCGCCACCGGCACCGTCGATTTCGACGTCATCGAAATGGGCGCCCCGTTCGAAGGCGACGTCTGCGGCAAGGGCCTCGCCTCGGAGATGCCGGACTGGGTCAAGGCCCAGATCGACATGGACGACTATGTCGGCTACCTCAAGGCGCCGGTCGGCACCTGGAACGGCAAGACCTATCGCGTCTCGATCGACGGCGACTGCCACACCTTCAACCACCGCACCGACGTCTTCGCCGATGCCGACCTCGCCAAGGCGTGGAAGGACGAGGGCCACGAGGGCGAGTGGGGCGTGCCGAAGACCTGGCAGCAGGTTCAGGCCGCGACCAAGTTCCTCAAGGGCAAGAAGCTCGGCGGCCAGGACCTCTACGGCTACCTCGACGCGCCGAAGGCCTGGGGCGGTTTCGGCTTCTACTTCCTCGGCAGCCGCGCCACCGCCTACGCCAAGCATCCGGACGATCATGCCTGGCTGTTCGACGCCGACACGATGAAGCCGCGCGTCAACAATCCGGCCTGGGTGCGCGCCATCCAGGACGTGATCGACGCGCTGCCGTCGGAGCCGGCCGACCAGATCAATGCCGATCCGAACACCACCGCGTTCCAGCAGTTCCTCGGCGGCACGGGCTCGATGGTTTCCTGGTGGGGCGACGTCGGCTCCAACGCCAAGACCAGCGACACCTCGGTGGTCGGCGAAGTCACCGGCTTCTCGATCCTGCCGGGCTCGGACGACGTCTACAACGCCAAGACCGGCCAGTGGGAGAAGCTCGCGAGCGGTCCGAACTACGCCCCGAACATGGCCTTCCTCGGCTGGGGCATCTACGTCATGTCGCGCGTCGACGCGGACGAGAAGAAGAAGAAGGCCGCATGGTCCGCCGCCGCCCATCTCGGCGGCAAGGATATCGGCCTCTGGATGTCGGCCTATCCGTCGGGCTTCCAGCCCTACCGGAACAGCCAGTTCAACATCCCGGAATGGGTCGCTGCCGGCTATGACGAAGCGTTCATCACGTCCTATCTGAACGCCAACAAGGATAGCTACAACCACCCGAACGCCGCCATCGAGCCGCGCATTCCGGGCATCTTCCAGTACTACTCGATCGCCGAGGACGAACTGGCCAAGACCTTCGCCGGTCAGAACACCGCCCAGGAAGGCGCCGACAAGATCGCCGCCGCCTGGGAGAAGCTGACCGACCAGATCGGACGCGAGAAGCAGATCGAACTCTACAAGGCATCGCTCGGCCTCTGA
- a CDS encoding carbohydrate ABC transporter permease: MATRSKPYTYREPQSEFASNSKRIAAKVAIYGLLLLWTFIALFPIYWTITTSFKVAVDVTQGHLIPWVDFKPDWRGWRSIGLSPDTIFNTSTVREEFMKRFLNSAIMSIGASLLAVVLGSLAAYGLVRFDYKFAIWRNRDISFFFLSQLILPPVVLAMPFLVLYKELALLDTRIGLIVVYTLMVLPIVIWIMRDQFRGIPVELEQAALVDGCSTWGAFMRIVLPISLPGMVAAFILSVVLCWNEYFFAALLTSTNANTLPVMVASQTGSQGINWWSMAALSTAAIAPLAIVGIFLERYIVKGLTAGAVK; this comes from the coding sequence ATGGCCACCCGCAGCAAGCCCTATACCTATCGCGAACCGCAGAGCGAGTTCGCCAGCAATTCGAAGCGCATCGCCGCCAAGGTCGCGATCTACGGCCTGCTCTTGCTGTGGACCTTCATCGCCCTGTTCCCGATCTACTGGACGATCACGACCTCGTTCAAGGTCGCCGTCGACGTCACGCAGGGCCATCTGATCCCCTGGGTCGACTTCAAGCCGGACTGGCGCGGCTGGCGCTCGATCGGCCTGTCGCCGGACACGATCTTCAACACCTCGACGGTGCGCGAAGAGTTCATGAAGCGCTTCCTGAACTCGGCGATCATGTCGATCGGCGCCTCGCTGCTGGCCGTCGTCCTCGGCTCGCTCGCCGCCTACGGCCTGGTCCGCTTCGACTACAAGTTCGCGATCTGGCGCAACCGCGACATCTCGTTCTTCTTCCTGTCGCAGCTGATCCTGCCGCCGGTCGTGCTCGCCATGCCCTTCCTCGTTCTCTACAAGGAGCTGGCGCTGCTCGACACGCGGATCGGCCTGATCGTCGTCTATACGCTGATGGTGCTGCCGATCGTCATCTGGATCATGCGCGACCAGTTCCGCGGCATCCCGGTCGAGCTCGAGCAGGCCGCCCTCGTCGACGGCTGCTCGACCTGGGGCGCGTTCATGCGGATCGTGCTGCCGATCTCGCTGCCCGGCATGGTCGCGGCCTTCATCCTGTCGGTCGTGCTCTGCTGGAACGAGTATTTCTTCGCAGCGCTTTTGACCTCGACCAACGCCAACACGCTGCCCGTGATGGTCGCGAGCCAGACCGGCTCACAAGGCATCAACTGGTGGTCGATGGCCGCACTCTCCACGGCGGCGATCGCGCCGCTCGCCATCGTCGGCATCTTCCTCGAGCGCTACATCGTCAAGGGCCTGACGGCCGGCGCGGTGAAGTAG
- a CDS encoding carbohydrate ABC transporter permease, which yields MSAVTLAAPPRARRRLPDYTPWLLISPSILLLVALIAFPLLFALKNSFYFWNLQMGPAPMGFIGLDNYKMALSNGMFLGSLWTTLQMTLVGTVVEFCLGLAIALLLLRRLPGIKLTRVLLIMPTTIAPIVVGFLFRYMYDPNGGLIPWLLTSAGIPLPAAGLLGSPSTALWAVLFADIWQWTPFFAIVLYAALLAVPGEIVEAARVDGVSPWKQLLHVKLPLIRKTALIVVMLRFMQIFNTFDLVVVLTKGGPGTASRTLGYSLYQAGMVDFNIGLSSAMTWMMVIIVNAIIGLFVFFAFKDWD from the coding sequence ATGTCCGCTGTCACTCTCGCCGCGCCGCCTCGGGCGCGACGGCGCCTGCCCGACTATACGCCGTGGCTCCTGATCAGCCCGTCGATCCTGCTGCTCGTCGCGCTGATCGCCTTTCCCTTGCTCTTCGCCCTGAAGAACAGCTTCTACTTCTGGAACCTGCAGATGGGCCCGGCGCCGATGGGCTTCATCGGGCTCGACAATTATAAGATGGCGCTGTCGAACGGCATGTTCCTCGGCTCGCTGTGGACCACGCTGCAGATGACGCTGGTCGGCACCGTGGTCGAATTCTGCCTCGGCCTCGCGATCGCGCTGCTGCTTCTGCGCCGCCTGCCCGGCATCAAGTTGACCCGCGTGCTGCTGATCATGCCGACCACCATCGCGCCGATCGTCGTCGGCTTCCTGTTCCGCTACATGTACGACCCGAATGGCGGGCTGATCCCCTGGCTGCTGACGTCGGCCGGCATCCCGTTGCCCGCCGCCGGCCTGCTCGGCTCGCCGTCGACGGCGCTCTGGGCGGTGCTCTTCGCCGATATCTGGCAGTGGACGCCGTTCTTCGCGATCGTGCTCTACGCGGCGCTGCTCGCCGTGCCCGGCGAGATCGTCGAGGCGGCGCGGGTCGACGGCGTCTCGCCCTGGAAGCAGCTGCTGCACGTCAAGCTGCCGCTGATCCGCAAGACGGCGCTGATCGTCGTCATGCTGCGCTTCATGCAGATCTTCAACACGTTCGACCTGGTGGTGGTGCTGACCAAGGGCGGGCCGGGAACGGCCAGCCGCACGCTCGGCTACAGCCTGTATCAAGCCGGCATGGTCGATTTCAACATCGGCCTCTCCAGCGCCATGACCTGGATGATGGTGATCATCGTCAACGCCATCATCGGCCTGTTCGTCTTCTTCGCGTTCAAGGATTGGGACTGA
- the rbsK gene encoding ribokinase, producing MTDTKRGVAILGIFVADLAFRAGRMPGIGETIAGSGFKMGPGGKGSNQAVAAARAGAPVSFISKIGNDAFGRVALDTWQAEGISARVVALDDQPTGAAFIYVNDQSGENAIIVVPGAAATIGADDVEAAGDAIREAAVFITQLEQPVEAARRGLEIARAAGVTTIFNPAPAEAFDDALYALCDYVTPNESEASLLTGIAVTDLASARAAGDAFLAKGVGTALITLGEAGVLLHRRDGSTHIPAIKPGPVVETAGAGDAFNGGFAAALARGADPVEAARFGCAVAGISVTRAGTAPSMPHQAEVEALLAGVRA from the coding sequence ATGACGGATACCAAGCGCGGCGTCGCCATTCTCGGCATCTTCGTCGCGGACCTCGCCTTTCGGGCGGGGCGCATGCCCGGCATCGGCGAGACCATCGCCGGTTCCGGCTTCAAGATGGGCCCCGGCGGCAAGGGCTCGAACCAGGCGGTCGCCGCGGCGCGGGCCGGCGCTCCCGTGAGCTTCATCTCGAAGATCGGCAACGATGCCTTCGGCCGGGTGGCGCTCGACACATGGCAGGCGGAGGGGATCTCCGCCCGCGTCGTCGCGCTGGACGACCAGCCGACGGGCGCCGCCTTCATCTATGTGAATGACCAGTCGGGCGAGAACGCCATCATCGTCGTGCCGGGCGCGGCGGCGACGATCGGCGCCGACGATGTCGAAGCGGCCGGCGATGCGATCCGCGAGGCAGCCGTCTTCATCACCCAGCTCGAGCAGCCGGTGGAAGCCGCGCGGCGGGGGCTCGAGATCGCGCGCGCCGCCGGCGTCACGACGATCTTCAACCCGGCGCCGGCGGAAGCCTTCGACGACGCGCTCTACGCGCTCTGCGACTATGTCACGCCGAACGAGAGCGAGGCGTCGCTCCTGACCGGCATCGCCGTGACCGACCTCGCCAGCGCGCGGGCGGCGGGCGACGCCTTCCTCGCCAAGGGCGTCGGCACGGCGCTGATCACGCTCGGCGAGGCCGGCGTGCTGCTGCATCGTCGCGATGGCTCGACGCATATCCCGGCCATCAAGCCGGGACCGGTGGTCGAGACGGCGGGCGCCGGCGATGCCTTCAATGGCGGCTTCGCGGCGGCGCTGGCGCGCGGCGCCGATCCGGTCGAGGCGGCCCGCTTCGGCTGCGCCGTCGCCGGCATCTCGGTCACCCGCGCCGGAACCGCGCCCTCCATGCCCCATCAGGCCGAAGTCGAGGCGCTGCTGGCGGGGGTCCGCGCCTAG
- a CDS encoding carbohydrate ABC transporter permease yields the protein MQTSQTAAQHDAIAAYDISDTRRTAGRWLIILATIALGAIALYQGLYAAGQTESGFANWRPVLYTYIAWGVALGVGQVMIRGEGGKRALFVLPAILFTVAVVIFPTVAGLYIAFTDWNLASFEGRSFNGLANFWALMNDGYFWNALRNMGYYVLAVLVQYAIAFGLAMLLNAEIRARKFFRVAFLMPFMLSPVAVGWMVGKSLMEYRFGPAATLARFLGWENPAFFASPWIARFSIMAMDAWVWIPFVMILLLAGLQALPKEILEAAKVDGASPWRSFWQIIFPLMLPVSITAIIIRIIFQLKLADIVITVTSGGPGGATDTVSSFIFREYRDRSNVGYGTMVAEFYFILIAIFVALLLWGSSRWMKRVTG from the coding sequence ATGCAGACGTCCCAAACGGCCGCGCAGCACGATGCGATCGCGGCTTACGACATCTCCGATACGCGCCGCACGGCGGGTCGATGGCTGATCATCCTCGCCACGATCGCGCTGGGCGCCATCGCCCTCTACCAGGGGCTCTACGCCGCCGGCCAGACCGAATCCGGCTTCGCCAACTGGCGGCCGGTCCTCTACACCTACATCGCCTGGGGCGTGGCGCTCGGCGTCGGCCAGGTCATGATCCGCGGCGAAGGCGGCAAGCGGGCGCTGTTCGTGCTGCCCGCCATCCTGTTCACCGTCGCCGTGGTGATCTTCCCGACGGTCGCCGGCCTCTACATCGCCTTCACCGACTGGAACCTCGCCTCGTTCGAGGGACGCTCGTTCAACGGCCTCGCCAACTTCTGGGCGCTGATGAACGACGGCTATTTCTGGAACGCGCTGCGCAACATGGGCTATTACGTCCTGGCGGTTCTCGTGCAGTACGCCATCGCCTTCGGCCTCGCCATGCTGCTAAATGCCGAGATCCGCGCGCGCAAATTCTTCCGCGTCGCCTTCCTGATGCCCTTCATGCTGAGCCCGGTCGCGGTCGGCTGGATGGTCGGCAAGTCGCTGATGGAATATCGCTTCGGCCCGGCCGCCACCCTCGCCCGCTTCCTCGGCTGGGAGAACCCGGCCTTCTTCGCCTCCCCCTGGATCGCCCGTTTCTCGATCATGGCGATGGACGCCTGGGTCTGGATCCCGTTCGTGATGATCCTGTTGCTCGCCGGCCTGCAGGCGCTGCCGAAGGAAATCCTCGAGGCGGCCAAGGTCGATGGCGCCAGCCCCTGGCGCTCGTTCTGGCAGATCATCTTCCCCTTGATGCTGCCGGTCTCGATCACCGCGATCATCATCCGCATCATCTTCCAGCTGAAGCTCGCCGACATCGTCATCACCGTCACCTCCGGCGGCCCCGGCGGCGCCACGGACACGGTGTCGAGCTTCATCTTCCGTGAATATCGAGACAGGTCGAATGTCGGCTACGGCACCATGGTGGCCGAGTTCTACTTCATCCTGATCGCCATCTTCGTGGCGCTGCTGCTCTGGGGTTCGAGCCGCTGGATGAAGCGGGTGACCGGGTGA
- a CDS encoding carbohydrate ABC transporter permease, whose translation MEGSESATGRWLGIAAMVLLLLVFIGPILWFILLAIRPADTYFAMPPVLSFTPNWESIRYTFFDPGNNAPQLGNSLIVAIGAVALNLPFSFPAAYALSRYKIRGRKHIMLWYLGLLMAPPVAFLIPYSVLASMAGVKGTYFSMILISQTLTIPFSVWLMRSFIDEVPIEIEEAARIDGAGTTTILLKFILPMVMPGLIVTSMFAFVFSWNNAAFPLVLANRSTTTLPVGTLQYFGTAGVTWGFIASAAVAAMIPPMLIFLVLDRYVVRGLTFGSVKG comes from the coding sequence ATGGAAGGCTCGGAAAGCGCTACCGGCCGCTGGCTCGGCATCGCAGCCATGGTGCTGCTGCTCTTGGTCTTCATCGGTCCGATCCTCTGGTTCATCCTGCTCGCGATCCGCCCGGCAGACACCTATTTCGCCATGCCGCCGGTGCTCTCCTTCACGCCGAACTGGGAATCGATCCGCTATACCTTCTTCGACCCCGGCAACAACGCCCCGCAGCTCGGCAACAGCCTGATCGTGGCGATCGGTGCCGTCGCGCTCAACCTGCCGTTCTCGTTTCCGGCCGCCTATGCGCTGTCGCGCTACAAGATCCGCGGCCGCAAGCACATCATGCTCTGGTATCTCGGCCTGCTGATGGCGCCGCCCGTCGCCTTCCTCATTCCCTATTCGGTCCTCGCCAGCATGGCGGGGGTGAAGGGCACCTATTTCTCGATGATCCTGATCTCGCAGACCCTGACCATTCCGTTCTCGGTCTGGCTGATGCGGAGCTTCATCGACGAGGTGCCCATCGAGATCGAGGAGGCGGCCCGCATCGATGGCGCCGGTACGACGACGATCCTGCTCAAGTTCATCCTGCCGATGGTGATGCCTGGCCTGATCGTCACCTCGATGTTTGCCTTCGTGTTCTCGTGGAACAACGCGGCCTTCCCGCTGGTGCTCGCCAATCGCAGCACGACGACGCTGCCGGTCGGCACGCTGCAATATTTCGGTACCGCCGGCGTCACCTGGGGTTTCATCGCCTCCGCCGCCGTCGCCGCCATGATCCCGCCCATGCTGATCTTCCTCGTGCTCGACCGCTACGTCGTCCGAGGCCTGACCTTTGGTTCCGTGAAAGGATGA
- a CDS encoding extracellular solute-binding protein, translating into MSGFDFNISRRGLLKSGIALAGTAAIGGGLVPRPARAADTTLRVLLAGDPFYYAIEGLKDQFQQETGVKLQIEAISLEALQARLTSSFISNEPDADVISVDQMWLGQYLESKWIHPLNEFIKADSDTHIEDFIPEVLYSMNTWRGQVGTLPVAAYGQMVLYRKDFADKAGISVPEDGSWTWEQYLAAIQKMHGQDFDGHKMVGTVLAGQQPAPIVHMYSQLAASMGTRWFKDFPAGTPWDFQPTINSPENLAALKLFGDLYKNAPAESVGYNWFDAGMRFAKGDIGMFYWWTPYAYLCKKDGYMSGKDSVVADKLGMARLPKGPGEQVVSLGGHSLGITANTPNRDASWQFVKWATSAKTQKAMGLYNKYGYQFSDFARPSLYKDAELLKIYPHLTAQLGDLERGNGKVVRPPVPVYTTLEGIYGLNLNKVLTGQLTPENCLLETSTFFETILKGNFLIPYQQASYDDTLAATEALMKSLA; encoded by the coding sequence ATGTCTGGATTCGATTTCAATATTTCCCGTCGCGGCCTGCTGAAAAGCGGCATCGCCTTGGCCGGCACGGCAGCGATCGGCGGCGGCCTGGTGCCCCGCCCGGCGCGGGCGGCCGACACGACCCTGCGCGTTCTGCTCGCCGGTGACCCGTTCTACTACGCGATCGAGGGCCTGAAGGACCAGTTCCAGCAGGAGACCGGCGTCAAGCTGCAGATCGAGGCGATCTCGCTCGAGGCGCTGCAGGCGCGGCTCACCTCGTCCTTCATCAGCAACGAGCCGGACGCCGACGTCATCTCCGTCGACCAGATGTGGCTCGGCCAGTATCTCGAGAGCAAGTGGATCCATCCGCTCAACGAGTTCATCAAGGCGGACAGCGACACGCATATCGAGGACTTCATTCCCGAGGTCCTCTATTCGATGAATACATGGCGCGGCCAGGTGGGAACGCTTCCCGTCGCGGCCTATGGCCAGATGGTGCTCTACCGCAAGGATTTCGCCGACAAGGCCGGCATCAGCGTGCCGGAGGACGGCAGCTGGACGTGGGAGCAATATCTCGCGGCCATCCAGAAGATGCATGGCCAGGATTTCGACGGCCACAAGATGGTGGGCACCGTGCTCGCCGGCCAGCAGCCGGCGCCGATCGTGCACATGTACAGCCAGCTCGCCGCCAGCATGGGCACGCGCTGGTTCAAGGACTTCCCGGCCGGCACGCCCTGGGACTTCCAGCCGACCATCAACAGCCCGGAAAATCTCGCGGCGCTGAAGCTCTTCGGCGATCTCTACAAGAATGCCCCGGCGGAATCTGTCGGCTACAACTGGTTTGACGCCGGCATGCGCTTCGCCAAGGGCGATATCGGCATGTTCTACTGGTGGACGCCCTATGCCTACCTTTGCAAGAAGGACGGCTACATGAGCGGCAAGGACTCGGTCGTCGCCGACAAGCTCGGCATGGCCCGCCTGCCCAAGGGACCGGGCGAGCAGGTCGTCTCGCTCGGCGGCCACAGCCTCGGCATCACCGCCAACACCCCCAATCGCGATGCCTCCTGGCAGTTCGTCAAATGGGCGACCTCGGCCAAGACGCAGAAGGCGATGGGCCTCTACAACAAGTATGGCTACCAGTTCTCCGACTTTGCCCGCCCGTCGCTCTACAAGGACGCGGAGCTTCTGAAGATCTATCCGCACCTGACCGCCCAGCTCGGCGATCTCGAGCGCGGCAACGGCAAGGTCGTCCGTCCGCCCGTGCCGGTCTACACGACGCTCGAAGGCATTTACGGGCTCAATCTCAACAAGGTCCTGACCGGCCAGCTGACGCCGGAAAACTGCCTTTTGGAGACCTCGACCTTCTTCGAGACCATCCTCAAGGGCAATTTCCTGATCCCGTATCAGCAGGCCTCCTATGACGACACGCTCGCGGCGACCGAGGCTCTGATGAAGTCCCTCGCCTGA